Below is a window of Dromiciops gliroides isolate mDroGli1 chromosome 5, mDroGli1.pri, whole genome shotgun sequence DNA.
gataaatattaaaaaggaCAAAATACAGTAAATTTTCTGAGGAAGAAGAACaagttatttgtaaaataatgaaaaaaatgcacaaaaatgtACTAAATCCTAAATtagaaaaaatcaaatttaactAAATCTAAGGTAAAGGGATGTGTACgatttagtatttttttcattatagttCCAGAATGGATGTACCAGTTTCCAGCTTGTTTCCCTGCACTGCTCTGACAATCAGGGTTTGAGAGGAtaggacacagaaaaaaaaaaaattcaatgggaTCATAGAAAGTATGGCAGCatatcagagaaagaaaggaaatgtagGGCAAAAATAAAGAGGTTCAAACCCAAGGAAATGCTCTAGGAAGTGATGTAAGTAGAAAAGGGGAGCTTGAAaattttaagcaaaaaaaaaaggggtgaaaaaaggTTGATTTAATCTCATGGCACTTCTCATCTTGTGATAAAATCCAAAATAACCAATCCTTTCCCTTCCAACATAAAGAATTTCCATTCAATCCCTTAACCTTGTCTCTCACTCCTAAGGAGTCTCCTTAGGGCACCCTTTACCTCTGCATTTCTCAGGCTATAGATCAAGGGATTTAGGGTAGGATTAAAGAAGCtgtaaaacaagaaaagaatTTTCTGTTGCTCCTCAGAGTTCCTGGAGTTAGGGGCCATGTAAGTGATAATGGCACTACCAAAGAAAAGCCCTACTACACAGAGGTGGGAGGAGCAGGTGGAGAAGGCTTTCTTTCGACCTTCCCCTGACTGGATTTTCAGGATAGCACCAAGGATACGTGTGTAGGAGATTAAGACTAAGCACAGGGGCCCaactaaaataaatacacaagCAACAAAGATGACCAATTTGTTGAGCCATATGTCTGCACAGGCAAGTTTCAGTACAGAAAGGATTTCACAGAAGAAGTGGTTGATTTCCCGAGGCCCACAGAAAGGCAGCCTAAGGAGGAGAAGCACATGGACTAATGCCAGGAGGGATCCACATGCCCAGGATGTGACAGCAAGTGCAATGCATACTCCCCAGCTCATAATAATACTATATCTGAGGGGATGACAAATTGCCACATATCGGTCATAGCTCATCATTACCAGAAGAAGGCATTCTATGAGGGCAAACACCAAAAAGAAATAGGTCTGCATTATGCAACCTGCAAAGGAGATGGGCTTGGCTGGATCCAGGAGGTTTACCAGCATTTCAGGCACTGTGTTTGAGGCATAAGAGATGTCAACAATGGCCAGTTGTGAGAGGAAGAAGTACATGGGAGTGTGGAGTCGGGAGTCAAGACAAATCAGCCCCAGGATAGCTCCATTTCCCAGTAGAGTGAAGGTGTACAGCAGGAAGAAGAGGCCAAAGAGAATTTGATGCATCTTAGGGCTAACAAGAAATCCCAGCAGGATGAAATCTGTCACTGTGGTCTGGTTGTTCTCCATAACCCTATGATGAAAACAAAGACGTTGAAGGAAgatattaaaatgcaaattaaactcaCTTCCACTCAGTCCCATGAAACAAATTTTGTTGATCTTTGTTAATCCTTCTTTGGTGATGTGAGGGAAGAGGGCAGAAAAAAGAAGGCTGAAACCAATAATTCATTTTCCTATACATAAATTTATAGACTTTTGTTGAACTATATAATTGTTGCCCTTCCCAACGTTAAACTCTAAAAATGATTTGGTAATACAGGAAACTAGAAATGAGTGGAGGCACACAAAGATACAGAAATATTATGTAAACTTTTACAATGTAAGAAAAGGTTCCTATCTCTTGTGATGGGAAGAAAGAATGCTATACTATCTTAGAAAATTAAACgattccaattctttgggttTTCCTCAAATGTTCACTGAGAGGATGAATTATTTAAAGGTCTTTAGTACAATTGGCTTGGGTCAGAGGCAGAAAGATGTAAGGATGTATTATGACTGCTGCCCATTAACCTTAGTTAGACTTATCTGAGTATATCTGCTTCTAACTTTTTGGTCAACAaaatacatttacttttgatCCTGTCCCCACTGTGAGCCCAATGTTAAATGGTAATGGATGATTTTGCTACTATGCATTATGATTAGGTCAAAGTTATTAAAAGTCTAGGTCACTTTGATTAtagtcaatttttttctcctattgaAAGGCAGTCAACAGTTCTATCTAATCACATTTgttttaccttccatttacacccACTGGAGAATTTCTCATCAATCTCATAAGCACTTATATTTCCAAGATGGACTCAAATGCACTGAATTTGAGAGAAGCAATATCtttcaaagag
It encodes the following:
- the LOC122729187 gene encoding olfactory receptor 2A1/2A42-like, whose product is MENNQTTVTDFILLGFLVSPKMHQILFGLFFLLYTFTLLGNGAILGLICLDSRLHTPMYFFLSQLAIVDISYASNTVPEMLVNLLDPAKPISFAGCIMQTYFFLVFALIECLLLVMMSYDRYVAICHPLRYSIIMSWGVCIALAVTSWACGSLLALVHVLLLLRLPFCGPREINHFFCEILSVLKLACADIWLNKLVIFVACVFILVGPLCLVLISYTRILGAILKIQSGEGRKKAFSTCSSHLCVVGLFFGSAIITYMAPNSRNSEEQQKILFLFYSFFNPTLNPLIYSLRNAEVKGALRRLLRSERQG